The Verrucomicrobiia bacterium genome contains a region encoding:
- a CDS encoding coproporphyrinogen-III oxidase family protein: MSAAAPITSMYVHVPFCAHKCSYCAFYSEPSSGELINRYVRALIGELELIAPDVRPATVFFGGGTPSLLNVRQWEQILGAMQRLGLLGASEWTVECNPATVSLDKARLLRAWGVNRISMGVQSLEAALLERLGRIHTPEMVFKSYDILRQAGFDNVNLDLMFAIPGQSLRAWRDTLRETLAMGSEHLSSYEVIYEEDTVLYQQLQAGEFDQDDDLACAMYEELVEQTARAGFEQYEVANFARRAGKPDAFKKNPQPESFEPASSGCGIEILGGPWDGLHTEGPLSPSEGEREKPRQIKDVVHVRDSSIRPKCSMESAGTNQPAVPQYACRHNVNYWRGGSFYGAGPSATSYVRGLRTKNWANTPLYCEQLERGRRAVESTEELSPLRRAGETAAFGLRMVAGWPFEEFRRVTGQDLRREWATAMERLEHQGWGVLMPDHFKLTRLGLRFADAAAQEFLR, encoded by the coding sequence ATGTCTGCCGCTGCCCCAATCACCAGCATGTATGTGCATGTGCCGTTCTGCGCGCACAAGTGTTCCTATTGCGCCTTTTATTCCGAGCCGTCGAGCGGCGAGCTTATCAACCGTTATGTTCGCGCGCTGATCGGCGAGTTGGAGTTGATTGCGCCCGATGTAAGGCCTGCCACCGTTTTCTTCGGGGGCGGGACGCCGTCGCTGCTCAATGTGCGGCAATGGGAGCAAATCCTGGGAGCAATGCAACGGTTGGGGCTGCTTGGGGCATCCGAATGGACTGTCGAATGCAACCCGGCCACCGTGTCGCTGGATAAAGCCAGGCTCTTGCGGGCTTGGGGAGTAAACCGCATTTCGATGGGTGTTCAATCGCTCGAGGCGGCTTTGCTCGAGCGGCTTGGGCGCATCCACACGCCGGAGATGGTTTTCAAATCCTACGACATCCTGCGCCAGGCGGGTTTTGACAACGTGAATCTCGATCTGATGTTTGCGATTCCGGGGCAGTCGCTGCGGGCCTGGCGCGATACGCTGCGAGAGACGCTGGCCATGGGGAGCGAGCATCTCTCCAGCTATGAAGTCATTTATGAGGAAGACACGGTCCTCTACCAGCAGTTGCAGGCAGGGGAATTCGACCAGGATGATGACTTGGCTTGCGCCATGTACGAAGAGTTGGTGGAACAAACCGCGCGAGCCGGATTCGAGCAGTACGAGGTGGCAAATTTTGCGCGGCGGGCCGGCAAGCCAGACGCATTTAAAAAGAATCCGCAGCCGGAATCCTTTGAACCGGCCAGCAGTGGGTGCGGAATCGAGATACTGGGAGGACCGTGGGATGGACTACACACAGAGGGACCCCTCTCCCCTTCGGAAGGGGAGAGGGAGAAGCCTCGGCAGATTAAAGACGTAGTTCATGTTAGGGACTCCTCAATAAGACCAAAGTGCTCTATGGAAAGCGCCGGGACTAACCAGCCCGCCGTGCCTCAATACGCCTGCCGCCACAATGTGAACTATTGGCGTGGCGGCTCGTTTTACGGCGCCGGGCCGAGCGCAACCAGTTATGTGCGCGGGCTTCGAACCAAGAACTGGGCTAATACGCCGCTTTATTGCGAGCAGCTCGAACGAGGCCGGAGGGCGGTTGAATCGACCGAGGAATTATCACCCCTGCGCCGGGCGGGCGAGACTGCGGCGTTTGGCTTGAGAATGGTAGCCGGCTGGCCTTTCGAAGAGTTTCGACGCGTGACAGGCCAGGACTTGCGGCGGGAATGGGCAACCGCTATGGAGCGCCTCGAACACCAGGGCTGGGGCGTGCTCATGCCCGATCATTTCAAGTTGACTCGTTTGGGATTGCGATTCGCAGATGCCGCAGCGCAAGAGTTTCTGCGATGA
- a CDS encoding DUF2007 domain-containing protein, with translation MKKCNYCGRENADAAIACSGCGKPLDAARAPDPAPDLRDPALAPLVVATFSSLQEASILVDRLAAAGIEATIPEEYEQVFSGIIPLTRLTVRVAAKDYQAALEVLNEGADSSEQPK, from the coding sequence ATGAAGAAATGCAATTATTGCGGGCGAGAGAACGCCGATGCGGCGATTGCCTGCTCCGGGTGCGGCAAGCCCCTTGATGCGGCGCGGGCGCCGGACCCCGCCCCTGACTTGCGCGACCCCGCCCTTGCGCCGCTGGTGGTTGCCACCTTCAGCAGCCTCCAGGAGGCAAGCATCCTGGTGGACCGGTTGGCAGCAGCGGGCATTGAAGCGACGATACCCGAGGAATACGAGCAAGTCTTTTCTGGAATCATTCCCTTAACACGCCTGACCGTGCGGGTTGCCGCAAAAGATTACCAGGCGGCCTTGGAGGTTCTCAACGAGGGCGCCGATAGCTCCGAGCAACCCAAATGA
- a CDS encoding argininosuccinate synthase produces MKIVLAYSGGLDTSVILSWLKEKYDAEIIAFCANIGQEEELKGLEAKAKKTGASKCYIVDLQEEFARDFIFPMMQAEAVYEGQYFLGTSIARPLIAKGMIEVARKEKAGALAHGATGKGNDQVRFELTAAALAPQLQVIAPWRDARFREQFPGRAEMIAYCDEKKIPVQASAKKPYSMDRNLLHISFEAGILEDPWMDAFAPENKDMFKLSVAPEDAPDRPEHVTLDFENGNCIAVNGKSLTPLGVMQTLNRLGGKHGIGRVDMVENRYVGMKSRGVYETPGGAILHFAHRQMETLTMDREVMHLRDSLIPRYAELVYYGYWFAPERLALQAFVSESQKNVTGTVRVKLYKGNLLVAGRKSPVSLYNPAIATMEADPTRAYNQDDATGFIRLNALRLKVGASVQTKKPKG; encoded by the coding sequence ATGAAAATTGTCTTGGCATATTCAGGCGGGCTGGACACCTCGGTTATTTTGTCCTGGCTCAAGGAAAAGTATGACGCGGAGATTATCGCCTTCTGCGCCAATATCGGCCAGGAGGAGGAACTCAAAGGCTTGGAAGCCAAGGCGAAAAAGACCGGGGCGTCCAAGTGCTACATCGTCGATCTCCAGGAGGAATTCGCCCGCGATTTCATTTTCCCAATGATGCAGGCCGAGGCGGTTTACGAGGGCCAGTACTTTCTGGGGACCAGCATCGCCCGGCCACTTATCGCCAAGGGTATGATCGAAGTCGCTCGCAAAGAAAAGGCGGGCGCCCTGGCCCATGGCGCAACGGGCAAAGGCAACGACCAGGTCCGCTTCGAACTCACCGCTGCGGCCCTCGCGCCCCAATTGCAGGTCATTGCCCCCTGGCGCGACGCCCGGTTCCGGGAGCAATTCCCTGGCCGCGCCGAGATGATTGCCTATTGCGACGAGAAGAAAATCCCGGTGCAGGCCTCGGCAAAGAAGCCTTATTCCATGGACCGTAATCTCCTGCACATCTCCTTTGAGGCGGGCATTCTCGAAGACCCCTGGATGGATGCCTTTGCCCCCGAAAATAAAGACATGTTCAAGCTGAGCGTTGCTCCTGAAGACGCCCCGGACCGCCCTGAGCACGTGACGCTTGATTTTGAGAACGGCAACTGCATCGCCGTCAACGGCAAGAGCCTCACCCCTTTGGGCGTGATGCAAACGCTCAACCGGCTGGGTGGCAAACACGGCATTGGGCGGGTGGATATGGTCGAGAACCGCTACGTCGGGATGAAATCGCGCGGCGTTTATGAGACCCCAGGTGGCGCCATCCTCCACTTCGCCCATCGGCAGATGGAAACCCTCACGATGGACCGCGAGGTGATGCACCTGCGCGATTCACTCATTCCGCGTTATGCCGAGCTGGTCTATTACGGCTATTGGTTCGCTCCCGAACGGCTGGCCTTGCAAGCCTTTGTCAGTGAAAGCCAGAAAAACGTCACGGGCACGGTGCGAGTAAAGCTGTACAAAGGCAACCTCCTGGTCGCTGGCCGCAAATCACCCGTGAGCTTGTATAATCCGGCCATTGCCACCATGGAAGCCGACCCCACCCGCGCCTACAACCAGGACGACGCCACCGGGTTTATCCGGCTCAACGCACTGAGATTGAAGGTGGGCGCCAGCGTTCAGACCAAAAAGCCGAAAGGCTAA
- a CDS encoding GspE/PulE family protein — protein sequence MSVQSAIEPGELLLAEGKISSQQLDQVRRRQQRLSLPQHRAILDLNFASEEDTWRALAKAHNFEFVDPVALDPSRQTLELVPIKLIFHYHLLPLGLEDDCITLAFSEPPRQMEQGNLRLLLGKRFKIVLATPSSIHALIKKNFGLGAETIQKLREERGGADLNHEIVFDVQGKESDSALEATVSMFVDQIIQEALRLNATDIHLEPYANAIRLRYRVDGILESVPVPVDMRHLHSAVVSRLKIMAGLNIAEKRLPHDGRIAMKTGEEEYDLRVSILPTKFGEAACLRILGRQNLFLDLAQLGMESNQERVFSQLIQLPQGMVLLTGPTGSGKTTTLYTALAQANDENRKLITFEDPIEYTLEGAVQIPVREQIGLTFATGLRSVLRHDPDVVLVGEIRDFETAEIAVRAAQTGHLVFSTLHTNDSISAVTRLLEMRIESYLIASSLVCSVSQRLARRICRHCAEEDRTIPDATREEMAAQLGLAPDQIRAWKGRGCVECNQKGHRGRVAIYEFFLLNQEIGDLIQPGLRTGELREAARKYGWRSLREMAWLKVQQGLIPISEQERWTRVIDPAALAPTKDQKLQNT from the coding sequence ATGAGCGTCCAGTCAGCCATTGAGCCTGGCGAGTTGTTGCTGGCGGAAGGCAAAATCAGCAGCCAACAGCTTGATCAGGTCCGCCGCCGCCAACAGCGGCTCAGCCTGCCACAGCATCGCGCCATCCTCGACCTCAACTTCGCCTCCGAAGAAGACACCTGGCGCGCCCTGGCCAAGGCGCACAATTTCGAGTTTGTGGACCCGGTGGCGCTGGACCCCAGCCGCCAAACGCTGGAATTGGTCCCCATCAAGCTCATCTTTCATTACCACCTCCTGCCGCTGGGTCTTGAGGACGATTGCATCACGCTGGCTTTCAGCGAACCTCCGCGCCAGATGGAACAAGGCAACCTGCGCTTGCTTTTAGGCAAACGCTTCAAAATCGTGCTTGCCACCCCGAGCTCGATTCATGCCCTAATCAAAAAGAATTTCGGTCTGGGCGCCGAGACAATCCAAAAGCTGCGCGAGGAACGCGGCGGAGCCGACCTCAACCACGAAATCGTTTTTGACGTGCAGGGAAAGGAGAGCGATTCGGCGCTCGAAGCCACCGTCTCGATGTTTGTGGACCAAATCATTCAGGAAGCGCTGCGCCTCAACGCAACGGATATTCACCTCGAACCTTACGCCAACGCCATCCGGTTGCGTTATCGGGTGGATGGTATTCTTGAATCGGTGCCGGTCCCGGTGGACATGCGTCACTTGCACTCGGCCGTGGTGTCGCGCCTCAAAATAATGGCCGGGTTGAATATCGCCGAGAAACGCCTGCCGCATGACGGGCGGATTGCGATGAAGACCGGCGAGGAAGAATACGATCTGCGCGTCTCGATTCTGCCCACAAAATTCGGAGAGGCGGCCTGCCTTCGCATCCTGGGCCGGCAGAACCTCTTTCTGGACCTGGCCCAGCTTGGCATGGAATCCAACCAGGAACGGGTGTTCTCCCAATTGATTCAGCTTCCCCAAGGCATGGTTCTGCTCACCGGCCCCACCGGCAGCGGCAAGACCACCACTCTTTACACCGCCCTGGCCCAGGCGAACGACGAAAACCGCAAGCTGATCACCTTCGAAGACCCCATTGAATACACCCTCGAGGGCGCCGTGCAAATCCCGGTTCGGGAACAGATCGGCCTTACTTTTGCCACCGGCCTGCGTTCGGTGCTGCGTCACGACCCCGACGTGGTGCTCGTCGGCGAGATTCGTGACTTTGAAACGGCTGAAATAGCCGTCCGCGCCGCACAGACCGGGCACCTGGTCTTTTCCACGTTGCATACCAATGACAGCATCAGCGCCGTAACGCGCCTGCTGGAAATGCGGATTGAGTCGTACCTGATCGCCTCGTCGCTGGTCTGCAGCGTTTCTCAACGCCTGGCCCGGCGCATCTGCCGCCATTGCGCCGAAGAAGACCGGACCATTCCGGATGCGACTCGCGAGGAAATGGCGGCCCAACTCGGCCTTGCGCCGGACCAAATCCGCGCCTGGAAAGGCCGCGGTTGCGTCGAGTGCAACCAAAAAGGCCACCGCGGGCGTGTCGCCATTTACGAGTTTTTCCTGCTCAACCAGGAGATAGGCGACCTCATCCAACCCGGGCTGCGCACGGGCGAACTGCGCGAAGCCGCGCGCAAATACGGCTGGCGCTCGCTCCGGGAGATGGCGTGGCTCAAGGTGCAACAAGGCCTGATTCCCATTTCTGAGCAGGAACGATGGACCCGTGTCATTGATCCCGCCGCCCTCGCCCCCACGAAAGACCAAAAACTCCAGAACACCTGA
- a CDS encoding DUF1614 domain-containing protein — MIYSPIGLLFLVGIWFLFALIVGLIQIGILQYAFESMGVGRRYMFALLVLCLLGSYVNIPIAQLPGEHVHAGEVVDFFGVQYVVPVLLNSPGTVLAVNLGGAVIPFILSVYLIFKHRLFEKSLVAVGVVTLVVHLMAKPVQGVGIAVPIFIPPIITAIIALILSPYNPAPLAYIAGSLGTLIGADLLNLNKVRGLGAPVASIGGAGKFDGIFLTGIVAVLLAGILSGRRRRRVAGA, encoded by the coding sequence ATGATCTATAGCCCAATCGGCCTGCTGTTTTTGGTGGGGATATGGTTTTTATTCGCCCTGATAGTCGGGCTAATCCAGATCGGCATCCTCCAATACGCCTTCGAGAGCATGGGAGTGGGCCGGCGCTATATGTTCGCCTTGCTGGTGCTCTGTTTGCTGGGCAGCTATGTCAATATCCCTATTGCTCAATTACCCGGCGAGCACGTGCATGCCGGCGAGGTCGTCGATTTCTTTGGCGTACAATACGTTGTCCCGGTCCTCCTGAATTCGCCCGGCACAGTGCTGGCTGTCAACCTGGGCGGGGCGGTGATTCCTTTCATACTTTCGGTTTATTTGATTTTCAAACACCGGTTGTTTGAAAAGAGCCTTGTGGCTGTGGGCGTCGTCACATTGGTGGTTCACCTGATGGCCAAACCCGTCCAAGGCGTAGGAATCGCGGTGCCCATTTTCATCCCGCCTATCATTACCGCTATTATAGCCTTGATCCTCTCGCCATATAACCCTGCGCCCCTGGCCTATATCGCCGGGAGCTTGGGCACACTCATCGGGGCGGACCTTTTAAACTTGAACAAGGTCCGCGGGCTGGGCGCGCCGGTCGCTTCCATCGGCGGGGCAGGCAAGTTCGACGGCATTTTCCTGACTGGCATTGTGGCCGTGCTCTTGGCGGGTATCCTGAGCGGGCGCCGTCGGCGGCGCGTAGCAGGGGCATAG
- the nuoB gene encoding NADH-quinone oxidoreductase subunit NuoB, with translation MKTELGYNPKIEGDVIVTRLDAVLNWCRKNSLWPMPMGLACCAIELMGAAASRFDIARFGAEVMRFSPRQSDVMIVAGTVCYKTALAVKRIYQQMPEPKWVIAMGACAATGGMYRSYAVLQGVDKIIPVDVYVAGCPPRPEALLDALIRLQEKVSKEPALEALKAA, from the coding sequence ATGAAAACTGAACTGGGCTATAATCCAAAAATCGAGGGGGACGTTATTGTGACCCGTTTAGACGCGGTGCTGAACTGGTGCCGTAAGAACTCGCTCTGGCCGATGCCGATGGGTTTGGCCTGTTGCGCCATCGAATTGATGGGCGCCGCCGCCAGCCGATTCGACATCGCCCGGTTTGGCGCTGAAGTCATGCGCTTTTCTCCGCGACAATCCGATGTCATGATTGTGGCCGGCACGGTTTGCTACAAGACGGCCCTGGCTGTGAAGCGGATTTACCAGCAAATGCCCGAGCCAAAGTGGGTCATCGCCATGGGCGCTTGCGCCGCCACCGGCGGTATGTACCGCAGCTACGCCGTATTGCAAGGTGTGGACAAGATTATCCCGGTAGATGTGTATGTAGCGGGTTGTCCGCCGCGCCCCGAGGCCTTGCTGGATGCCCTCATCCGGCTTCAGGAGAAGGTTTCAAAAGAACCGGCTTTGGAAGCCTTAAAAGCGGCTTGA
- a CDS encoding isochorismatase family protein: MVQLEQGKEALVIVDVQNDFLPGGRLAVPGGDEVIPVLNRYIAGAERDHLPIFATRDWHPPNHCSFRTQGGQWPVHCVMETEGAGFPASLRLPSRAVLISKGMLPDKEAYSGFEGTALEERLHGAGVGTLYVGGLATDYCVLNTVKDALNKGFRVFLLKDAVRAVNLRPEDGRNAEQEMRRFGALAFQLVEWPECAKHQAV, encoded by the coding sequence ATGGTCCAATTGGAACAAGGCAAAGAGGCGCTGGTCATTGTGGACGTTCAGAACGATTTCCTGCCCGGAGGCCGGCTGGCCGTGCCCGGGGGCGATGAGGTCATTCCCGTTCTCAACCGTTACATAGCCGGCGCCGAGCGGGACCACTTGCCTATTTTTGCGACGCGGGACTGGCACCCGCCAAACCACTGTTCTTTTAGGACCCAAGGCGGCCAATGGCCTGTCCACTGCGTGATGGAGACGGAGGGGGCAGGTTTTCCAGCTTCGCTGCGGCTGCCGTCGCGCGCGGTGCTGATATCAAAAGGAATGCTGCCGGATAAGGAGGCCTATTCGGGGTTTGAAGGGACAGCATTGGAAGAGCGGTTGCACGGGGCGGGAGTGGGCACGTTGTACGTGGGCGGGTTGGCGACCGATTATTGCGTGTTGAACACAGTGAAAGATGCTTTAAACAAGGGTTTCAGGGTGTTCTTATTGAAAGACGCTGTTCGCGCGGTGAACCTGCGGCCTGAAGATGGCCGCAACGCCGAGCAAGAGATGCGCCGGTTTGGCGCGCTCGCCTTCCAACTGGTGGAATGGCCTGAATGCGCCAAACACCAGGCCGTATGA
- a CDS encoding type II secretion system protein GspD, which produces MLLRRRPTTTRRAAATLLLLALNACQHTPPQAPPPAQHEQVKYSENYDPQVKEIMALANQNQWEEAERKADALKAVAPQNPIVARVQTWIQQQAQQRRAQALEDKIRTIDAKNSVFNPTPKSLLTEQKDRGLPARKDVRDAVDAIENTPYVPDTYGKTVHEEGPLFDFESTKGRMAKVLEKEVSIHLDNVPLETILINLSQSSGVNIVADKSLPALKQVLSVNLDKVKLSEFFRYVARNYDLQFQVGDELVWVVDGKDPKKLMEETRFYKLRKGFVLPAEFGAPEVTKQEVMANNVKTTTETQQFRKFVNDEAPVSPSLESAIKELFTGSKYMIDYERNLVVARGTPEQLDVMESIIKEFDKPIQQVLIEARFVTISKPAFMQLGVLWESDRQSPSAGVQATTVPQDFTGLISGQNFPSSISQNPALTGVNPAVGIGIQNAFTKVFGAQNLSATLSALEQSGESQTLSAPRLTVLNNRPASISDGLVQYYYEEYTVAVTSQQYYQSSSWVPSGKPTKITAGPVLNVLASISGDGSSILLALNPVVNTDVQLVKYATLSQYGVGTNVESTFDIKLPQYRTEEISTRVVVKSGETVVMGGVLERERSTYVESVPVLGDLPLLGPLFRRRTEIDTPRYLLIFVTATIVKDNGEFLVYDDKAPAATNSVASPK; this is translated from the coding sequence ATGCTTTTACGACGACGGCCGACCACCACCAGACGGGCCGCAGCGACGCTGCTGCTGCTCGCTTTGAATGCCTGCCAACATACCCCGCCGCAAGCCCCTCCGCCGGCCCAGCATGAGCAGGTGAAGTATAGCGAGAACTACGACCCGCAGGTAAAGGAAATCATGGCTCTGGCAAACCAGAACCAGTGGGAAGAGGCCGAGAGGAAAGCCGATGCGCTCAAGGCCGTAGCCCCCCAGAATCCGATTGTGGCACGCGTACAGACCTGGATCCAACAACAAGCCCAGCAGCGCCGAGCTCAGGCGCTGGAAGACAAAATCCGCACGATTGACGCCAAGAACTCCGTTTTTAACCCCACGCCCAAAAGCCTGCTAACGGAGCAAAAAGACCGCGGGCTGCCGGCGCGCAAAGATGTGCGCGACGCGGTGGATGCAATCGAGAACACACCCTATGTCCCCGATACCTACGGCAAGACCGTCCATGAAGAAGGGCCGCTGTTCGATTTCGAAAGCACCAAAGGCCGCATGGCCAAGGTGCTTGAAAAGGAGGTCTCGATTCACCTGGATAACGTCCCGCTGGAAACTATTTTAATCAACCTTAGCCAAAGCTCCGGGGTCAACATCGTTGCCGACAAATCGCTTCCGGCCCTCAAGCAGGTCTTGAGCGTCAATCTGGACAAGGTCAAATTGAGCGAGTTCTTCCGCTATGTCGCCCGTAATTATGACCTGCAATTCCAGGTAGGCGACGAGTTGGTCTGGGTGGTGGATGGCAAAGACCCCAAGAAGCTCATGGAGGAAACGCGCTTTTACAAGCTGCGCAAAGGATTCGTGTTGCCGGCGGAATTTGGCGCGCCAGAGGTCACAAAGCAGGAGGTGATGGCTAACAACGTAAAGACCACGACCGAAACGCAGCAATTCAGGAAATTTGTGAACGACGAGGCGCCGGTCTCTCCCTCGCTCGAGAGTGCAATCAAAGAGCTGTTTACCGGCTCGAAATACATGATCGATTACGAGCGCAACCTGGTTGTCGCCCGGGGCACGCCCGAGCAACTGGATGTGATGGAATCGATCATCAAGGAGTTCGATAAACCCATACAGCAGGTCTTGATTGAAGCCCGGTTCGTCACCATTTCCAAGCCCGCCTTCATGCAATTGGGGGTCTTGTGGGAATCGGACCGCCAAAGCCCCAGCGCCGGCGTCCAGGCCACGACCGTTCCGCAGGACTTTACCGGGCTCATAAGCGGCCAGAATTTTCCCAGCAGTATCAGCCAGAATCCGGCGTTAACCGGCGTCAATCCCGCCGTGGGCATTGGGATTCAAAATGCGTTCACTAAAGTCTTTGGAGCCCAAAACCTCAGCGCCACACTCAGCGCCCTGGAACAGAGCGGGGAGAGCCAGACCTTGAGCGCGCCGCGCCTGACGGTTCTGAATAATCGTCCAGCCTCCATCAGTGACGGCCTGGTCCAATATTATTATGAGGAATACACGGTGGCAGTCACTTCCCAGCAATACTATCAGTCCTCAAGTTGGGTGCCCAGCGGCAAACCGACAAAGATTACCGCCGGCCCGGTCCTCAACGTCCTGGCAAGCATCAGCGGGGACGGCTCAAGCATCCTCCTGGCGTTGAATCCTGTCGTCAATACCGACGTGCAACTGGTCAAATACGCCACTCTCAGCCAATACGGGGTCGGCACCAATGTCGAGAGCACCTTCGATATCAAACTGCCGCAGTACCGAACGGAGGAGATTTCGACGCGTGTCGTGGTTAAATCGGGTGAAACGGTTGTAATGGGGGGTGTCCTGGAACGTGAACGCTCGACCTATGTCGAATCGGTGCCGGTCCTTGGAGACCTTCCCCTGCTGGGCCCCCTGTTCCGCCGCCGAACCGAAATCGATACTCCCCGATACCTGCTTATCTTCGTCACTGCCACCATCGTGAAGGATAACGGCGAATTCCTCGTGTATGACGACAAGGCTCCCGCCGCCACCAATTCAGTGGCCAGTCCGAAATGA